In Rattus norvegicus strain BN/NHsdMcwi chromosome 1, GRCr8, whole genome shotgun sequence, a genomic segment contains:
- the Ngrn gene encoding neugrin isoform X2, with protein sequence MALSLSLFLGGRVRAAVARCGFASQGVAGPGSISREPDPDSDWEPEERELQEVESALKRQKKAMRFQKIRRQMEAPGAPPRTLTWEAMEQIRFLLLILLDYLYLGLPQAIPGSDCKCRIPCSWSPSVSIFATVLSYFLYHPPVYCCK encoded by the exons ATGGCGCTGTCTCTGAGCCTTTTCTTGGGCGGTCGTGTCCGCGCTGCTGTCGCTCGCTGTGGGTTTGCGTCCCAGGGCGTGGCGGGTCCGGGTTCTATCAGCCGCGAGCCAGATCCCGATTCCGACTGGGAGCCGGAGGAGCGGGAACTCCAGGAAGTGGAGAG CGCTTTGAAACGACAGAAAAAAGCAATGCGATTCCAGAAAATTCGAAGGCAAATGGAGGCTCCAGGTGCCCCACCTAGAACACTGACATGGGAAGCCATGGAACAGATCCG CTTTCTACTCCTTATCCTTTTAGATTATCTCTATCTTGGACTTCCTCAGGCAATTCCTGGGTCAGACTGCAAGTGTAGGATTCCCTGCTCCTGGTCTCCCTCGGTCTCCATCTTTGCTACAGTGCTTAGTTATTTTCTCTACCACCCACCTGTATACTGTTGTAAGTGA
- the Ngrn gene encoding neugrin isoform X1, producing MALSLSLFLGGRVRAAVARCGFASQGVAGPGSISREPDPDSDWEPEERELQEVESALKRQKKAMRFQKIRRQMEAPGAPPRTLTWEAMEQIRFLLLILLDYLYLGLPQAIPGSDCKCRIPCSWSPSVSIFATVLSYFLYHPPVYCCIYIRNLQSPGQFPGWQKALMSALMLSEGF from the exons ATGGCGCTGTCTCTGAGCCTTTTCTTGGGCGGTCGTGTCCGCGCTGCTGTCGCTCGCTGTGGGTTTGCGTCCCAGGGCGTGGCGGGTCCGGGTTCTATCAGCCGCGAGCCAGATCCCGATTCCGACTGGGAGCCGGAGGAGCGGGAACTCCAGGAAGTGGAGAG CGCTTTGAAACGACAGAAAAAAGCAATGCGATTCCAGAAAATTCGAAGGCAAATGGAGGCTCCAGGTGCCCCACCTAGAACACTGACATGGGAAGCCATGGAACAGATCCG CTTTCTACTCCTTATCCTTTTAGATTATCTCTATCTTGGACTTCCTCAGGCAATTCCTGGGTCAGACTGCAAGTGTAGGATTCCCTGCTCCTGGTCTCCCTCGGTCTCCATCTTTGCTACAGTGCTTAGTTATTTTCTCTACCACCCACCTGTATACTGTT GTATTTACATAAGGAATTTGCAGAGTCCTGGTCAGTTCCCAGGTTGGCAGAAGGCTTTGATGTCAGCACTGATGTTATCCGAAGggttttaa
- the Ngrn gene encoding neugrin precursor, whose translation MALSLSLFLGGRVRAAVARCGFASQGVAGPGSISREPDPDSDWEPEERELQEVESALKRQKKAMRFQKIRRQMEAPGAPPRTLTWEAMEQIRYLHKEFAESWSVPRLAEGFDVSTDVIRRVLKSKFIPTLEQKLKQDQKVLKKAGITRVVWQLPVSEDTLKPLSAGHPMSGPLLMPGDEVSSNSQTHSRALKVKSNAPSAEAQKKREEKNKRIRVLAESLVPTTTALGHQRELQKYTTHDSEADRRANNHILPSVEKLEELEAGEPGDQNFSSKVVQKGREFFDSNGNFLYRI comes from the exons ATGGCGCTGTCTCTGAGCCTTTTCTTGGGCGGTCGTGTCCGCGCTGCTGTCGCTCGCTGTGGGTTTGCGTCCCAGGGCGTGGCGGGTCCGGGTTCTATCAGCCGCGAGCCAGATCCCGATTCCGACTGGGAGCCGGAGGAGCGGGAACTCCAGGAAGTGGAGAG CGCTTTGAAACGACAGAAAAAAGCAATGCGATTCCAGAAAATTCGAAGGCAAATGGAGGCTCCAGGTGCCCCACCTAGAACACTGACATGGGAAGCCATGGAACAGATCCG GTATTTACATAAGGAATTTGCAGAGTCCTGGTCAGTTCCCAGGTTGGCAGAAGGCTTTGATGTCAGCACTGATGTTATCCGAAGggttttaaaaagtaagtttatACCCactttagagcagaaactgaagcaggaccAAAAGGTCTTGAAAAAAGCGGGGATTACCCGAGTGGTTTGGCAGCTCCCTGTTTCTGAAGATACGTTGAAGCCGCTCAGTGCAGGCCATCCTATGTCTGGCCCTCTGCTGATGCCAGGGGATGAAGTCTCCTCTAACAGTCAGACTCACAGCAGAGCTTTGAAAGTAAAGTCAAACGCTCCCAGCGCAGAGGCACAGAAGAAACgggaagaaaagaataaaagaatccGAGTCTTGGCAGAAAGCCTGGTGCCTACCACCACAGCCTTGGGTCATCAGAGAGAGCTTCAGAAATACACCACCCATGACTCTGAGGCTGACAGGAGAGCCAACAATCATATATTACCAAGTGTGGAGAAGCTGGAAGAGTTGGAGGCTGGGGAGCCAGGTGACCAGAACTTCAGCAGCAAAGTAGTACAGAAGGGGCGTGAGTTCTTTGACAGTAACGGAAACTTCCTCTACAGAATTTGA